From a region of the Terriglobia bacterium genome:
- a CDS encoding 4'-phosphopantetheinyl transferase superfamily protein, whose amino-acid sequence MDTYWLEQTEAELPEDDAWLSAVELSRLRGLRFPKRRADWRLGRWTAKCAVATYLNLPSDARTLATIEIRAAASGAPEVFLADKPAAVVISLSHSAGTAACALASPGASLGCDLEIVEPHSDGFIADYFTADEQASIARTVAADRSLLVALLWSAKESALKTLREGLRLDTRSVQVSCGPEQQQCTRAWHPLQARCADGQVFHGWWQRNGNLVRTLIAVPAPSQPIALNLGAANRSQGAPTKRASR is encoded by the coding sequence ATGGATACCTATTGGCTGGAGCAGACAGAGGCCGAGCTGCCCGAGGACGATGCGTGGCTCAGCGCCGTCGAACTCTCGCGCCTGCGCGGCCTGCGTTTTCCCAAGCGCCGAGCCGACTGGCGGCTGGGACGCTGGACGGCGAAGTGTGCAGTGGCCACGTACTTGAACCTGCCCAGTGATGCACGCACGCTTGCCACCATCGAGATACGCGCGGCGGCATCGGGAGCGCCTGAGGTTTTCCTCGCTGACAAACCTGCTGCGGTCGTCATTTCACTGAGCCACAGTGCCGGCACAGCGGCGTGTGCCTTGGCGTCTCCCGGCGCGTCGTTGGGTTGCGATCTGGAGATCGTCGAGCCGCACAGCGACGGTTTCATCGCTGATTACTTCACCGCAGACGAGCAGGCGTCGATCGCGCGGACCGTCGCCGCCGACCGGTCGCTGCTTGTGGCCCTCCTCTGGAGCGCGAAGGAGAGCGCACTGAAAACGCTGCGCGAGGGACTTCGGCTGGACACCCGCTCCGTGCAGGTTAGCTGTGGCCCGGAGCAGCAGCAGTGCACCCGGGCCTGGCATCCGCTGCAAGCGCGTTGTGCGGACGGTCAGGTCTTTCACGGATGGTGGCAACGCAATGGCAACCTGGTGCGAACCTTGATTGCCGTTCCGGCGCCGTCCCAGCCCATCGCCCTGAACCTGGGTGCAGCAAATCGCAGCCAAGGGGCGCCAACCAAGCGTGCAAGTCGTTGA
- a CDS encoding recombinase family protein codes for MSNRSLRHLINALAELEALGVAFVRLRDNLDLSTPSGRLMFQIIVAVAEFERALTQERVKAGLRNALAAILSQPGAAVVN; via the coding sequence ATCTCGAACCGGTCGCTAAGGCACCTCATCAACGCACTAGCCGAGCTTGAAGCCCTTGGAGTGGCGTTCGTCCGCCTGCGCGACAACCTAGACCTCAGCACGCCCTCGGGCCGGCTCATGTTCCAGATCATTGTCGCGGTGGCCGAATTTGAGCGGGCGCTGACCCAGGAGCGCGTGAAGGCCGGACTTCGGAATGCGCTTGCGGCGATTCTGAGCCAACCGGGAGCGGCGGTCGTCAATTGA
- a CDS encoding sigma-54 dependent transcriptional regulator, which produces MRPLRVVVIDDDADTCAFLRAVFSAEGHDCQAFLNAESAERHLAANKADLALVDIYLGSANGIDLLGRLQALQPELYPVVMTARISVETAARSVAEGAVDYVSKPLTIEQIRQICTRADGFRSHSRKPPAPAQVRLEDSAIIGSSPNMLEVYKAVGRVAPSNANVLVTGASGTGKELVARAIHQHSKRAPQPFIPVNCGSFTETILESELFGHEKGAFTGAEKVHKGLVEAANGGTLFLDEVTETTLGFQVKLLRVIQEQQVRRVGSSAYIPVDVRILSASNRDVPAMIKKGQFREDLYYRLSVVQIAVPSLDQRREDIPLLVTHFLQQFNAKNDRNLTIEAGAVERLQQMDWPGNVRELENTVNRLAIFAPTGRITLADIQAEAQRASSTPTPRTAAAVPPDRLLELEREHIVRILKETRGNKSEAARRLGIERKTLYKKALRLGIDLHTTEEP; this is translated from the coding sequence ATGCGGCCCTTGCGTGTGGTGGTGATCGACGACGACGCGGACACGTGTGCCTTCCTGCGTGCCGTATTCTCCGCGGAAGGCCACGACTGCCAGGCCTTCCTCAACGCGGAGAGCGCAGAACGGCACCTCGCGGCCAACAAGGCAGACCTGGCGCTGGTGGATATCTATCTCGGCTCGGCCAACGGCATCGACCTGCTGGGCCGTCTCCAGGCGCTGCAGCCTGAGCTTTACCCGGTGGTGATGACGGCGCGAATCAGCGTGGAGACCGCCGCGCGCTCGGTCGCGGAAGGCGCCGTCGATTACGTCAGCAAGCCGCTGACCATCGAACAGATACGCCAGATCTGTACCCGCGCCGACGGATTCCGCTCGCACAGCCGCAAGCCGCCCGCTCCTGCCCAGGTCCGGCTGGAAGACTCCGCGATCATCGGGAGCAGCCCCAACATGCTGGAGGTGTACAAAGCGGTGGGACGGGTGGCGCCCAGCAACGCCAATGTGCTGGTCACCGGCGCCAGCGGCACGGGCAAGGAACTGGTGGCGCGAGCCATCCACCAGCATTCCAAGCGGGCGCCGCAGCCCTTCATTCCCGTCAACTGCGGGTCGTTCACCGAAACCATCCTGGAAAGCGAACTCTTCGGCCACGAGAAGGGAGCGTTCACCGGCGCCGAGAAGGTGCACAAGGGACTGGTGGAAGCGGCCAACGGCGGCACGTTGTTCCTCGACGAAGTGACGGAAACGACGCTCGGCTTCCAGGTGAAGTTGCTACGGGTGATCCAGGAACAGCAAGTACGGCGCGTCGGCTCCAGCGCCTACATCCCGGTGGACGTGCGCATCCTGTCGGCCTCGAACCGGGACGTGCCCGCGATGATCAAGAAGGGGCAGTTCCGGGAGGACCTGTATTACCGCTTGAGCGTAGTCCAGATCGCAGTCCCATCGCTGGACCAGCGGCGCGAGGACATCCCGCTGCTGGTCACGCATTTCCTCCAGCAATTCAACGCGAAGAACGACCGCAATCTGACCATCGAGGCGGGCGCGGTCGAGCGCCTCCAACAGATGGATTGGCCGGGCAACGTGCGCGAACTGGAGAACACAGTGAACCGCCTCGCCATCTTTGCCCCGACCGGCCGGATCACGTTGGCGGACATCCAGGCCGAGGCGCAGCGGGCGTCCTCCACCCCCACGCCGCGCACTGCCGCGGCTGTGCCGCCGGACCGGCTGCTGGAGCTCGAGCGCGAGCACATCGTGCGCATCCTGAAGGAGACGCGCGGCAACAAGTCGGAGGCCGCGCGGCGTCTGGGTATCGAGCGCAAGACCCTTTACAAGAAGGCGCTGCGGCTGGGGATCGACCTGCACACAACGGAAGAGCCATGA
- a CDS encoding CHASE2 domain-containing protein: MSAKMPRGGGWGRTCGLSAMLFVLAAGLSVAPVIRELQLRLTDTYFHVAPQPASPATAMLVLIDDESLRRYGRWPWSRTLLAQLTRNLEDAGAGVIGLDILLAEPQSPAADSRLRDALDQRTVLVDKIGTYPDGPRWTEPLPEFARSAGAVGHALAVLDRDGVCRRFPPRELTTDGPRWAFAVELARRVDPRRTAQFLSAYDIPFQDDALVATIAKPVLVPISFRRGGFETVSAAAVLQGKDLARVRGRPVLVGFGPAEISDRVITPLSGELPTPGVEVHAHIFDSIISGRTLRDIPMGSSAALLLVTCVIVVLAFSRLRGWPAAGVFLVMGAAVYGGALAVFALWFRIVPAGSMILAVLLGPLLVYTSDLVIVERSHLRQLRELRHWLASRRHNVSLADKADLSWRLELLHDLQTELGSLYELHETLLESTQDLVAIFDDGGHLLLKNSSFAHVFQCEDQPRLALDDVRSRLAPKEDAPLVSTGHTVEGEAFIGDALYFVRIVPLPPTTLSPGGGTVVLLTDLAARVERDRARAEALGFITHELRTPLVSIQGFAEVMMQYPDSPSCAAAPETIFRESKRLLALINSYLDVLRLDAGARPLRSDAVNLDEVVKQVFDILQPLAAAAGSRLVFEGQEPVAISGDAPLLTGAVLNLVSNAIKYGKPGKDILVKCACARDAMVLSVQNQGVPVKEEDVSRLFEPFYRTPEAEANKAGWGLGLAFVKRIAEKHGGSVHISITAEGASFEIHLPVRSLALAAKGTT; the protein is encoded by the coding sequence ATGAGCGCGAAGATGCCACGCGGAGGCGGCTGGGGCAGGACTTGTGGTTTGTCGGCGATGCTGTTCGTACTCGCGGCCGGCCTCTCGGTCGCCCCTGTCATCCGCGAACTTCAGCTTCGTCTCACCGACACGTATTTTCACGTCGCGCCTCAGCCGGCCTCGCCGGCCACCGCTATGCTGGTCCTGATCGACGACGAAAGCCTGCGCCGCTACGGGCGCTGGCCGTGGTCGCGTACTCTGCTGGCACAGCTCACGCGGAACCTGGAGGATGCGGGCGCGGGTGTGATCGGACTCGACATCCTGCTGGCTGAACCGCAGTCTCCTGCAGCCGACAGCCGATTGCGGGACGCACTCGACCAGCGCACCGTGCTGGTGGACAAGATCGGAACCTATCCGGACGGGCCGCGCTGGACCGAGCCGCTGCCGGAGTTCGCGCGATCGGCTGGCGCGGTCGGGCATGCGCTCGCCGTCCTGGATCGCGACGGAGTCTGCCGCCGATTCCCGCCGCGCGAGCTGACCACCGACGGCCCGCGCTGGGCATTCGCGGTGGAATTGGCGCGCCGCGTCGATCCCCGCCGGACGGCGCAGTTCCTCTCCGCGTATGACATCCCCTTCCAGGACGATGCGCTCGTGGCGACCATCGCCAAGCCGGTGCTGGTGCCGATCTCGTTCCGGCGCGGCGGTTTCGAGACCGTTTCTGCGGCAGCGGTGCTGCAAGGCAAGGATCTTGCCCGCGTGCGTGGGAGGCCCGTGCTGGTCGGCTTCGGGCCGGCCGAGATCAGCGACCGAGTCATCACTCCCCTCAGCGGCGAGTTACCGACGCCGGGCGTGGAAGTGCACGCGCATATCTTCGACAGCATCATCAGCGGGCGCACGCTGCGGGACATCCCGATGGGGTCCTCCGCCGCGCTGCTGCTGGTGACTTGCGTGATCGTGGTGCTGGCCTTCAGCCGCTTGCGCGGCTGGCCCGCGGCCGGCGTTTTCCTGGTGATGGGGGCGGCGGTGTACGGTGGCGCGCTGGCGGTGTTCGCGCTCTGGTTCCGCATCGTGCCCGCCGGCTCCATGATCCTTGCCGTGCTGCTAGGCCCGCTGCTGGTCTACACCTCGGACCTGGTGATCGTGGAGCGCAGCCACCTCCGCCAACTGCGAGAGTTGAGGCACTGGCTGGCGTCGCGGCGGCACAACGTTTCCCTGGCGGACAAGGCCGACCTTTCCTGGAGACTCGAGCTGTTGCACGATCTCCAGACGGAACTCGGCTCGCTCTACGAACTTCACGAGACGCTGCTGGAATCGACCCAGGACCTGGTGGCGATCTTCGATGACGGCGGACACTTGCTGCTCAAGAACAGCTCATTCGCCCACGTCTTCCAATGCGAAGATCAGCCAAGATTGGCGCTTGACGACGTGCGCTCGCGGTTGGCTCCGAAGGAAGACGCCCCGCTGGTCTCCACCGGGCACACCGTCGAGGGCGAGGCGTTTATCGGCGATGCGCTGTATTTTGTGCGCATTGTACCCCTGCCTCCGACGACGTTGTCGCCGGGCGGCGGGACCGTGGTTCTGCTCACCGACCTGGCCGCGCGCGTGGAGCGCGACCGTGCCCGCGCCGAGGCCCTCGGATTCATCACTCACGAACTGCGCACGCCCTTGGTCTCCATCCAGGGCTTCGCCGAGGTGATGATGCAATACCCCGACTCGCCGTCCTGCGCCGCGGCTCCGGAGACCATCTTCCGGGAATCGAAGCGGCTGCTGGCGCTGATCAACAGCTATCTCGACGTGCTGCGGCTGGACGCGGGGGCAAGGCCTCTCCGGTCGGATGCCGTGAATCTCGATGAAGTCGTGAAGCAGGTGTTCGACATCCTTCAGCCACTCGCCGCTGCTGCCGGCTCACGCCTGGTTTTCGAGGGCCAGGAACCGGTTGCGATCTCCGGCGACGCACCACTGCTCACCGGGGCCGTACTCAATCTGGTAAGCAATGCAATCAAGTACGGGAAGCCCGGCAAGGACATTCTCGTGAAATGCGCCTGTGCGCGTGACGCGATGGTACTGAGCGTGCAGAATCAAGGGGTGCCGGTCAAGGAGGAAGACGTCTCCCGGCTCTTTGAGCCCTTCTACCGAACTCCGGAAGCGGAAGCGAACAAAGCGGGATGGGGACTCGGCCTTGCTTTCGTGAAACGTATTGCGGAAAAGCACGGCGGTTCGGTACACATCAGTATTACCGCAGAGGGCGCTTCGTTTGAGATTCATCTTCCGGTCAGGTCACTGGCGCTAGCTGCGAAAGGCACGACATGA
- a CDS encoding FecR family protein, with translation MKSRTVWRIAFLLMLVLPLATGQAPAPQQTSLAVGQGTIAAIKGNVSIHSVQGAAVPTQRGQVLAPETVIETEKGSVLLNLQDGSQVQIKGHSRVVLKDPTQGKKFSLELFIGEVLTKIQKKLGSTPSFRMGTPTAVITVRGTQFLTEVDKKGKTSLYVYEGVVEVRGMMIGARPVLVGPGYRTYVPRDRDPERPQRINNLDDNRGPGGRSEREQPDSSRGDSSSRQERDQQQQQQQQQPGRSREPD, from the coding sequence ATGAAATCTCGTACAGTCTGGCGCATCGCGTTCCTGCTGATGTTGGTATTGCCGCTGGCGACAGGGCAAGCTCCGGCCCCGCAGCAGACATCGCTGGCGGTCGGACAAGGAACGATTGCGGCCATCAAGGGAAACGTCTCCATCCATTCGGTCCAGGGAGCCGCGGTTCCGACGCAGCGCGGACAGGTCCTAGCGCCGGAGACCGTCATCGAAACCGAGAAAGGAAGCGTTCTTCTCAATCTGCAGGACGGCTCGCAAGTACAGATCAAAGGCCACAGCCGCGTCGTCCTGAAAGATCCGACCCAGGGCAAGAAATTCTCGCTCGAACTGTTCATCGGCGAAGTCTTGACGAAGATCCAAAAGAAATTGGGCAGCACACCCTCATTCCGCATGGGGACTCCGACCGCCGTCATCACGGTGCGCGGGACCCAGTTCCTGACCGAAGTGGACAAGAAAGGCAAGACATCCCTCTACGTGTACGAAGGCGTCGTCGAGGTCCGGGGCATGATGATCGGAGCGCGTCCAGTGCTTGTGGGGCCTGGGTACCGGACGTACGTGCCGCGGGACCGGGATCCGGAACGGCCACAGCGGATCAACAACCTCGACGACAACAGAGGACCTGGTGGCCGATCAGAGCGAGAGCAGCCCGACTCTTCGCGCGGGGATTCGAGCTCCAGGCAGGAGCGCGACCAACAGCAGCAGCAGCAACAGCAGCAGCCTGGAAGAAGCCGCGAGCCCGATTAG